DNA sequence from the Plodia interpunctella isolate USDA-ARS_2022_Savannah chromosome 12, ilPloInte3.2, whole genome shotgun sequence genome:
ATTTTAAATATGCCAAATTTGTCATCATGTTCGTTTTAACTCTTGTTGTGAATTCTAATTATAAGGTTATCCACGAGACAGGCTAAGCCTAGTGTGGGAACCTTTGTTAATAACAATCGGATTTGCATGTTCTCTTTCTTGTTTAGATTCTTACGTGTTTCGATACAAATAAtgtgtattatgtaatattttatggcaataaacattttattattattatttattattacgaaaATTATGGCTTGTTGATTTCAGACTTATATAACtgtttctaatattatttaaattaaattataaactacCTACAGgtaattaaactaaatgaaCTGACGCCTGAAGACGACTGAATGAAGTGGCTGAAGATAACATATAAGAATAATGCTTCTGTAGCGTTTAAATCatcttttgtaaaatgtataattgctatatttttttttctcttcggCTGTTTTCTCAGCTCTTTCCAGCGTTGAGCGATGGAGCCTacttttcgtctccacttcgcatggtcATAGGCTTCCcgagttgtcagaccattttGGTTTGTTTTGAACTAATTTCGAAATCACAACAACATACCACGAACGAAAActacattgaaaattaaattttgtttctaaaaTTCGACGCTAAaactaaaagttaaaaattcaacaaattCCAATGCTATTTTTGCTTTCTTTTCCCTGGGAGGAAACTTGTAGAAATTGTTATTGACTCCAACTGAATATTGAATGCTACACAATACTGTTGTACCGGTGGCGTCTCTTATTTgtcttttaatataatttgacgaGTCGATACGCTATTAAgacattttatctttttataatatgaatgcATCACTTTTTCTAGATAAAAACGTAGCCCTGTCTAGGCCGATTTACTTCAAATTACGTGATTATAGTCCCGTGCACGGTTTCCTAACCTTGCCTGTGTGACGTCAGAGTGACGTCACCTATTACCGTAAAGGTACTTCCACATGAATCTGCTGTCTGTGTGTACGTACATCCCACGTcctatagatttttttttaaatgaatcgGCTTTTATGGAAGTAGAACATACGAAGAGACCATACTGATCATTTGTGATTAAGAATTTGTATTCTAGTCGTTGATGAGTTttagctaacactggtgtttaacaagattttatttaattacaaaggTTGCATGTGCGTGCACTTACAGTACGGATCGAGTTgcatctatataaaatttattgctctggattttctattttttaggACGAACAGGTGTGAAACCAACCTTAGTGACGAATAAAAGCCATCTTGGTTAGCCTTCACGTATAAATAATTGGCAATAATACTTGAAACGACCTTTCTTACCCAGTGGCCGTGCTTGTGACGTCATATACACATTCATTTTGTTGAtcttctttattaatatattaaaaatatattgcctAAAAGTTGTACTGATAGGCTGAGATGTAGGGTAGTACGATTATTAGCAGGcgtatttcaaaaattgtccTTCTTTAATTTTCCAGAGATTCAAACAGAGATGTGacataatttagtatttagtaTTCGGTAATTCAAGATAATTAGGAAAAATGAGTCTTAAAGTGCACTTTTATTGACAACATATCCTCGTATATCCATCATTGAGTAACTGTAGAGGTCGGGctgaactttttaaaaatggcTCCAAAGTTAACAAATCTTTGAGGGAAcagaataaatagaaattaaatttggaaaatttaatatattaaattaaatataatttttcacttttatctttctaaattaatttttacatgcAATATATGAACTCTTTTAAGTATTTGAGTTTTGCTATCGTCACGTAGATTTCATAGGCATTCGTTATCCTATTTCTAGAGTAACGAAACGACCAAGCGAcacgttttaactagaatgtagAGTAGGCATGTGAAGTTAGGTCTGGTAAAGTTAGGGCGCATATATCAAGAATCTCGGCTCTACACGAGATCTgaccactttttcatacattttgactaaagtgtgaagcaaactagactcgtctcggcaacatttttacatgaaaatgtttttggtgggatTAAATATTCCGTGTATTCTTCATACTGCAGTATGCCTTATGCTATTGTTATTATGCTTTTAATACGTTTCCACTTACTGTTTCTGGAATAGTCCGTCTTTGTACGCgtctaatttttttgtaaattgccCTTAAACATGGTTGACGCGCATCATAAGCTATGGTTCACAAAAAGTGATAGTTCTTTTATACCTACTGTTGTAAATATTCACAACGTTACTCGGATGATTTACTGACATATTTCCACATGGATTTTCTGGACTTATATAACctttacaataaaatgaattagataTAATTAGTGTGTTACAATTGCGATCAATTCTGTTGGTGGAAAAAACCGGCGACCCATTTCAAACTGATACAGATCTTACGCTAGACCATGTACATATAGTATGAACTTCACAATCACAACTGCCTGagaaggtttaatttctgaataaacgatttgatttgatacGTGAACTCGGACCGATTTTGACGCGAATGAATGTACcttgtataatttgtataagtatGAGCTTTTTTACTGTTAACAAAAAACAGCAATGTTCGTCAAAACCGCAAAATTTGGCTAACTAATAGCCGGTATAACAATGGTCCTCGCGTCATGATTGCCCGCACTGGGAATCGACGCGAACGCGCGTGATGACGACTACACCACGCTGATTTTAAATTAGCATTTATCCAACATTTAACTTTAGCCGCATccaattacaaataaatccCAAGTCCACAATATATGCGGCGCTCGTCGTAATGAGATGAAACACAATagttatcatttattcagttCACAGCAGTGTTTCACCCACGGCAAAATGACTCTTTGTAAGTGCATACGTAGTATACAGGgctactggtatcaaacgctaaacctcctaaagactacttgggttcatcaaaacaagcaacttttatattACGACTTTTTGTGATTcggtagttttattttcatataaaaaaattacaatctaACTTGCGATTCaccacatcttaactctatgtaacagccaagcaacacgagacagtaccgtagcgttatgtagcggaatcgaacatagaggtaacgttttatagacacgacattaaaactaaaaaaaggaaaattgttgtgtttattacgtttagacaaaagtcgtagaacaaaagatgttagtctctatgtagcTAATGCACCTtaggaaggttatgcgttagataccagtaaccctgtatagtaTATGGACCGAAGCTTTGATCTTTGATCGTAGAAATGAACCCCCAACCTAATTCCATGGAGTATATGTGCCTCTGTACTGTACCATAATGTGGGCTAAGAGCACATTATACTTCCACCCAATATTAAGTTTGTgagtgaggatgtttgttacacaATGAAGATAAATCTACgacagattttgatcaaatttgaTACCCACACAGGTAGTATATATTCGGGAACAGCACACAAGGTACTTTATTGTCACGAGAAATTAATGTTCTATAAAATCTATCgtcatagtatttttttttctttattttcatttaaccTTTAACAAAATATCGAGAAAAGCCCCAGTCGCCCAGGTATGTGTtttgaaattacataaaattgagtacttattatattttcagtcCAACATCTAAGTTACATCTGCATCTACGAGCTATCAGTGTTAGTTGCACTGCAAGCAACCAGCTTGACACACAAAGATTCTGGACTTATCTACCAGTTGTACCAAGCATCGCAGAATGCAAATTACATCCATAAACCACAACAAACAAGATTGACACAGCAGCCATCAAGTTTGATAAGACAGGACGCGAAATTCTTACATCATGAAACTAAAAGTTTTCTACGCCAAGATTCAAGTTTAACTTACCAGGACGTCAGTTTGACACACCAAGATGGCCGCCAGTCGACAAGATTGATACACCAGTTAAACCAAAAAGCAGGTGTTGTGCATCAGTCAGACATGGTGTCAAGTTTGACTCATCAGACTTACCAGGACGCGAGGTTCAGCTTCACGTCAATAATGGACTCGATTACATTACCTTCTCTCCCAAGTCTACCAGCTGTGTTCACAGGTGGCGCTACTAAATGTgagttcaaaattattttttatcaatagctAATTATTAGGTAATACCTGGTGTCATATTTTACGCAATCACGACCTTTCCATATACCTTACCATCTAACGGCAGTAGGTAGTCGTATACTAACTAGTAGATGAATAGGGAGCGTGTAAGGTGTCTCTCGATATTTTCATTCTCCAGAAGCAAGTtctaaaaaactatattacattttaaatacatgtaGACATTGATAGTTGATAAAGTATATGCGTGGATGTCAGTTTGATATATCAACGTATGTGGCACGAGTGTGATTGGATTGGAgcctgggacttttcgatcaCACGCGGGCGATTAGAGCAAAGGCATTAAGTCATATATcatcaataaaaacattgaaaaacgAGTATGCCAGAAAGTATTTCAAATCATTGCATTATTAGGTCGTTGGTTACAGCTGCCATCATTAACCGGAAGTGTTATTAtggttattatactttatgcCTATGATGTTGCGGTCATATCAAGTTAACTATATAGTTTTCCATACCATATTTCATGAATTACTTTTCATTCGTTACGCTTATTAATTCTAATTCATCTGTAGGTAttggaatattattttgaacatttaAACTGCGTTTTAGCTACATTCGTTTGCTTAAACACTAAAAGTTAAATTGATAAAGTTGTTTTGCTTTCatttctcaataaaatatttataaaaaatgtattatatttaaaagcagTTTggttataaatagtatttacttatatttaatgaGACGAAAGAAGTGCCTGACGATGCCTGACGAAGTGATGCTCAAATTACAGGCCAGGCGCTCAAAAGTTTATTCGGCTTAACTTACGAACAGATGCTTGAGAAGAACTCgacaaaaattaatgaaattctcACAATAGATTTGATTACGAAAGATGGTAATGAAAAGTACAATTTTACGTCGACGAAGCGATTGGCGCAGGTTTTGAAAGAGGCGAGGGAGATTGTAGTATTGGTACATGGATTTTTGGAGAGTTCTGACGGCGTGATGGTCCAGGCGCTGGCCACGGAGTTTTTGAAGAAATCTGGTAACGAACTAAAACATGTGATTTTCACCCTGCTTATTCCTATATACGCCCTTTGTTGCCAacaatttgcaataaaattggGTGACGTAGACTGGTCCTAACTATTATTACCactgttaaaataaagtagaatGCTACAATATTAAAGTTCAGGGAAAGCTTATTGAGATTCCAAATTTCGAGTAATCATTTGTTATACTTGTCACTATCATTTTCTAACTACTTATTTGAACGAAGTGCAGGATTTCGCTTACTTTTCTTCACTGTGAATTCAATTTAGTTCAATGGCATGTCAAAATTGGATTCggaatttcattttatgacCTTTTGACCGTAGTCTATTTAACCAAATACCTACTCTTCTTGTGtactaatttgtttttttttttaggtttggAGATCCTAGCCTTGGACGGGAGGAAAATCATCAATCTCGAGTATTTCCGATCGACCACGTATGCTCGCTTCATGGGAGAGAAACTGGGCCATGTGCTCAGCGATCTTGTAAAAGGTAGTTTAGATACATAGtacgtatataataaatacacttaAAAAGTGGTGAGATACGGTACTTGGCTAGATCCTATGGTATAGTTAACACTATACTATAGGTATAATTCCAAAAACTAGGCGTCGCCTGTGCCGAACACAAAAATCTACTTACGAACACACTTTTAGAACTTGAAACATCCAATAAAAGATCTACCCAATATGATGATGTtattctttaatatattaatgtgtATCAAAAGGCTAAAACAGGTATTCTGTAACAACCTGTATAACTTTGCTGGAAACTGTTGCATTTACCTTTATTGAAGGTGGTCACCTATACAATTGCTACTGAATATTGAAGACTATTTCAATTCTGAGAGCTGTAGAggttttataatagtatatttaatgtaatgtcCAGTATCGCGATCATCGGAATCGATAAAGAGCACCTACTACGTACTCATAACTagcttattttttgtacaataataataataacaaattttttatcaaacatgAGCTATATTATcgttcttaaaaatatgatacagTACTGCGTGCTGCGTCATTAAAAAGtcaaaataggtaatttaatataataatcaaaactaaattgtacctaatggaaatcaaaattggtttcaaatatagttatttgaaaaatgatatatttaggTTAGAAACAGATTCcacattacaaaacaaaaactgtattttgtaactattgtgaaattatgttttcagAAGACATAGATCCATCAAAGTTCACCTTAATCGGCCACAGTCTTGGCGCGCACATCGCAGGAATAGCTGGTTCGCAAGTCTACCAACTGGTCGACAAACAAGTCGGCCGTGTGATCGGGCTGGATCCCGCTGGCCCCTGCTTCGCTAACGTCAGTGCTGGCAATAGATTAGACAAGACTGATGCAGAATATGTTGATGTTATACACAGCAACGCTGGCATACTGGGCATCAATGAAGCCGTAGGtaaagaaatatgtattatatatacgtattacacaattaacgcctatttgactgataaaaacgcttggatcctcccgacaactttgccactccacacatgatctcctaatttttattttactgttttttattattttatacataatttttatttttgttataataattcgtatggcatttaaattttatttgtaaaacatgtacgtgatttgtgatcttcaagtgtctgaattatacttctatttcgacgaataagaattgtaattatgaagtcatgggaatcgagtgtgtcatgctcactcaaatggtcaatctggtggtggcgtcgtgggccgggtcgtgaggttccctctattatggttgagctacgcgatggctgtcccttgcgtcaactcgtgaacgggtgctgccagagggaactgatcatctcgtttctcatatattttcatgtaagttaattgtgcttcacatcgatatatattataatcagcactcggatcacaatcataacctgttttgatataccttttgactatgtacattatgtacttttatatattattagaaagaaaaaaaaaacattgtaagaaacaataatggtaagccgatctggcatgatagggaccaacactgttcaaatgagtttctttcggcttttcttctcagcagtggtcgttccgaaatgccagtagtttgtagcttgtgagaaataacttgagaattgacgagaaaaagtgcctgtgaaggtctaatttctgaataaatgatttgaatttgaatttgaatttttgaatttgaatttgaaattcttTCACAACTCAGATATTAAAGTGCTCTTGACATAGAGATAGCGAACAGCTGAAAAGAGACAACCATAATCTGGTtagatatgaataaattaaatagtcaCAATTGTCATAGATAAAAGGAAGAAAACTTATACCCAGCTGTGGTTCATGGATAATGATGAGGTATACTTAAAACTCTGGTACTATGCTATTTATATTCTGGTTGAGACGCCAGTGCGAGGCAACAGAGAGGTGATCAGTCATCACATACTGGATTATTTCACCAACACTGCGTCAACTCGACTAGTGAGTTTACAAACTAAGtaatatacgagtatttatattaaatgtgaACACGAGAAGGAAGCTATCaggttataaaaaaactttgttgTAAAAGTCGATTAGCTgtacaaactatttttttaagaaaaacattatagATGAAATGACTTAAAAAAGCCATCACTTTTAGGTCACAAGGACTTCTACCCCAGCGGCGGGAAGTCGCAGCCCGGCTGCCTGCTGTCCACCTGCGATCATAGCAGGGCTTGGCAGATCTTCGCTGAGTCCATCAACGCACCTGATCATTTCCCTGGTAaactttgtgtttatttacCAGTCAACATTCAGCTTATGAACAAAAAACTCTAGCTATATATCTAGGTactctatttatattattttgtaattaaaccTCTcctttctccaaagacgtcaattaacaaaatgtaggacttataaatatattaaaacttgcATATCGTCCAGGTATGGTATA
Encoded proteins:
- the LOC128674381 gene encoding phospholipase A1-like isoform X2, coding for MTLFQHLSYICIYELSVLVALQATSLTHKDSGLIYQLYQASQNANYIHKPQQTRLTQQPSSLIRQDAKFLHHETKSFLRQDSSLTYQDVSLTHQDGRQSTRLIHQLNQKAGVVHQSDMVSSLTHQTYQDARFSFTSIMDSITLPSLPSLPAVFTGGATKCQALKSLFGLTYEQMLEKNSTKINEILTIDLITKDGNEKYNFTSTKRLAQVLKEAREIVVLVHGFLESSDGVMVQALATEFLKKSGLEILALDGRKIINLEYFRSTTYARFMGEKLGHVLSDLVKEDIDPSKFTLIGHSLGAHIAGIAGSQVYQLVDKQVGRVIGLDPAGPCFANVSAGNRLDKTDAEYVDVIHSNAGILGINEAVGHKDFYPSGGKSQPGCLLSTCDHSRAWQIFAESINAPDHFPARKCANWTAFKGGLCEKNEVSFMGISSEKGGPGQYYLNVASTSPYGQGPTGSG
- the LOC128674381 gene encoding uncharacterized protein LOC128674381 isoform X3 codes for the protein MKINLRQILIKFDTHTVQHLSYICIYELSVLVALQATSLTHKDSGLIYQLYQASQNANYIHKPQQTRLTQQPSSLIRQDAKFLHHETKSFLRQDSSLTYQDVSLTHQDGRQSTRLIHQLNQKAGVVHQSDMVSSLTHQTYQDARFSFTSIMDSITLPSLPSLPAVFTGGATKCQALKSLFGLTYEQMLEKNSTKINEILTIDLITKDGNEKYNFTSTKRLAQVLKEAREIVVLVHGFLESSDGVMVQALATEFLKKSGLEILALDGRKIINLEYFRSTTYARFMGEKLGHVLSDLVKEDIDPSKFTLIGHSLGAHIAGIAGSQVYQLVDKQVGRVIGLDPAGPCFANVSAGNRLDKTDAEYVDVIHSNAGILGINEAVTRTSTPAAGSRSPAACCPPAIIAGLGRSSLSPSTHLIISLLANAPTGPPLKAVSARRMKYPSWVYPRRKAAQASTT
- the LOC128674381 gene encoding phospholipase A1-like isoform X1 gives rise to the protein MKINLRQILIKFDTHTVQHLSYICIYELSVLVALQATSLTHKDSGLIYQLYQASQNANYIHKPQQTRLTQQPSSLIRQDAKFLHHETKSFLRQDSSLTYQDVSLTHQDGRQSTRLIHQLNQKAGVVHQSDMVSSLTHQTYQDARFSFTSIMDSITLPSLPSLPAVFTGGATKCQALKSLFGLTYEQMLEKNSTKINEILTIDLITKDGNEKYNFTSTKRLAQVLKEAREIVVLVHGFLESSDGVMVQALATEFLKKSGLEILALDGRKIINLEYFRSTTYARFMGEKLGHVLSDLVKEDIDPSKFTLIGHSLGAHIAGIAGSQVYQLVDKQVGRVIGLDPAGPCFANVSAGNRLDKTDAEYVDVIHSNAGILGINEAVGHKDFYPSGGKSQPGCLLSTCDHSRAWQIFAESINAPDHFPARKCANWTAFKGGLCEKNEVSFMGISSEKGGPGQYYLNVASTSPYGQGPTGSG